A segment of the Penaeus monodon isolate SGIC_2016 chromosome 38, NSTDA_Pmon_1, whole genome shotgun sequence genome:
TGAGTGAACTCCTACCCGATTATCTAATGCCCACAGATTTGCATGCCTTCGTatagtatgagtatgtatgtgtgtttgtgtgtgtttatatatatatataataaaaaataaataaatatatatatatatatatatatatatatatatatatatatatatatatatatatatatatatatatatatatatatatatatgcacgcacatacatacacacacttatatatgtacatgcatacatatatatgtgtgcgtgtgtgtgaaatatcaTATAGCCCAAAATTTCACTGATTTTTTAAGGgaaacagtacaaaaaaaaaaaaaattcaaaggcaTAATACTGCATGTTAGTGAATACATTCACGAAACTGCATGACAGAGAGAAGATGAGTTCAGTTCCTGGAATGAGTTATTGCTCACATTCAGTAATTAAACAGCTAAATGCAGGTTCTTatgtacattattttcattacagtaATTTAATAGCTAGTATAATTCTTTGAGATTTGTATATGAAAGTTTAGAAAGTTCAAGATTGCTGTATCAGTGAGACCTGTATTCACTACAACggatataatattaaattcaGCATAATATGATTTACAAAGTGTATGAATGTAAAATTTTCAACTTTATAAAGTTAATCACTGATTTTCCTTGCATTAAAAATTTTGTCTTTTGACACAATCTCAGGTTAATCTCTAAATGCTGAAACCTATGTTAAACAGCGTATAGTTTTCTACAGATCTACGATAGAGACAAATCTAGCCACTCGTGCATAATCCTTATCTCAAGGACCATGCATTTTcagatatgtattatttttacagtGAATTCATTTCTATCAGCATGTCCAATAGTTAACATAAGTCTGAATACTTAAtttgggggggagtgggagatatAGAATATgccaaataagaagaaagagcaaGTATGAACCAGCTGTTCTCAAAAAGTTTAACAAGTCTCTGTTCCTATGTAGATGGGTGAGATGTAAGAAAATTACcctgtgtttgtataaaaaaaatccagttatTGCTCTAGTcaaaaactagtaataataataaactattggCCTTCACCTGAGATGCCAAATTTCCTTTTTGCCAAAGCATGTACACCTTTATAATGAATCctaaaatcatatattttcatgtccttctggacacagatttaagaagaaaaaaaaaaaaaaaatgtcctccaagacagaaaaaaaaaaaaaaaatcagtgccaaataataaaaaaaacagcacttGTATGAAAGGGACTAGGTGACGATCAGCTGTTTGCGACACCCAGCTAGACGGTATAGTGAAGCTAGCAATAAGGGAGCACCTTAAGACTATATTAGATGCTTGAAATAGATTGGCTTACATTCGCAGCCTGAGTATTTAGAAGCATAATGCACTGGTATTTGAGACATTAAAAGTTTCTCTAACAGACGTGAGAACTGATAATTtggatacaaatagatagataatttaacaataaaaagatgaGGATATAGAATAGGGTCATATTTATGGTTAGCATGATGTGTAGTTCATTCAGGCTAAGATTTGAATTGAATTCCTTGTAATTTGACAGTGATAATTGTTGCACCtaaaattatattgtttcatGTCCATGTTGATTGGTAACATACTTTTAAAGAATACagcactaaattttttttttaaacctcattTGTATCTGATTCtgtaaacaaattttttataattagatGTTGTGAGTAAATGCTGCAAACCTTACGAAAAATAAGCTTCTGTCAATAGAAGTATTTGCGGACTACTTGAAACCTGTGAAAgattccccacccccctcatcttCCCTATTCTCTGAAATTAAAGTCATTGTTCTATAATAGTTTCAGTGATTGCTCTGCAACCCTGGTCTCATTTCTGTAACATCAATAATCTGTCACAGATTTCTAAAATGTAGTTCACGTTATGGTGTTCCTCTTTGCTAAATTTGCAacatcagtttttattttttataaattgtataaaCACAATGTCTACAGATACACCAACAATATTTAAGTTATCTTAAGCACAATGTAGCCATGGGATAATAAATGTTTACTAAATCATGTGCTATGTTATTCAAGCCAAGGGGAAGATATACacctatggttattattattattattaactgtaaacTAAACCAGCAACACACtctaaaagcaagataaaaataaacgtagtgctgaaacaaaacaaaaacattaaaacgaTGTTCTCCTCTCAATTTATTCCCATCAATCGTATACCTctgtgctttatttttttatttcatttaaccaatcttttttttcccctttttctaggTTTAAAAACGGGatgtgaggagaaaaaaaaaattgcttggtACCCAAAGCCAGGATCATATTATTGGAGATGTCAAAGGCACATCAGTTTCTCAAGGAATCATGTGATACCTGGTATTGATATCTTGCTTGGTAGCTCTTATCTCTTCAGACCACAGGTTGCTATTTGGATATCATCATCTGCATATCAGCGACAACAAATTAGAAAAAGCTCAGATTCTCTTTTTAACTACAGTCTCTTTATGAACTTCTCAGGACaagtactttatttttattatcttccaaGTCCCTTGTAGGTAGCTTATGATATCTGCAATAAGTTGTGCATGCTAGATACTAAATTATGAATTCAGAAATAGACAACACACTAGTTTTGAGAAGTATGAAATCAAGTTTTGAGAAATGGCTAAAAATTTAAGTTGGCGTAAGTTTCAAAGTGGCTTAAATTTCAAAATGTGACATGATGCTTCTATGTGGTCAATGTACATATCTCAGTGAGCTTACAGTTTGTCTTGAAAAGGCAGTACTTGAAGTTCACACTTGTACAGATCTCAGTATTTGGCAAAGTCCACAAAATTGATATGAGGATTATAAATCTCTCATTTGTTAACCTATTTGTTTTGCctcgcttcttttttctttttctttctttcccttttctttagaaAGTATTCTTTATTCAAGTTTTACGAGCTAATAGTAGTGcttataattttacaaataatgtGCAGGCAACTGTATTACCACCTAATATATGAGGTTTGTTAAATGAATGTTTTAATGCACAGACTGTGATAGTAAAATGCTAAACTAGGAAAATCACAAACTCCCTTAAAATCAATCCATTTTCTGATGGCCAGATTGCTCAGTAAACCATTAAAAATGTTTTACATACTGGcatcattaaataattaaaaatttatctttttgcaATTAAATCCATTTCTTCTTATCTAACAAAGTCCATTTTATTCAGGGTAATTTGCCATCTGATCTGTAAAACTATCTTTCATAAATAACATCCAGTAATTATAATCTATTTCACGATTTAACGAGCAATTTATTCTGTGATCGATATGTATGATATTTCTCTCCTAGTGAAGCTGCAGTTTTATGAATAATGACACTATTCAGTATAAAGACAGTGCCTAGGATAAACTCATTACCCCTCTGCTTGtattatgtatagtgtgtatacagCCAGTACGTGTGATCATTTGTATATAGCTTAGTGTACAAGCTTTTGCGAGTTTACTATACGATTTTAATAAGAGaatccaacacaaaaaaaatttccagtcATTCCACACTTTATAGTACGTTCTATTTTTTTAGTTCTTGACCCTtctgaaatttgtttttgtttttttttttctactttattttaaAGGTTGATAAATTTTTGTGATATTAAGAAAGTTGTTTAGTTTAAATCACaactatataaacttttttttttttttttttttttggcatgtctTTTAATAAATATGCCCATgagtgcaaatttttttttatgtaattgttcTAGTCtggtgatatattttatttttaataaagtttCTTGTTCAATTTCAGTTATATATTATCCTTTCACACATACTTCGATTTTATGGGAGTTACCTATATACTTTTTTATGAGATAAATAATACTTACCTTATACGAATAAAAGTACATGTTGATATAGCAATATATTTCTACTTCACACAGTATCCTAATCACATTCACgcacaacaaaataatacaacTGCCAATCGCAAGCATGTTTGCACACTGGACAAAACGCAGCCATAGTCAtctaaataatcaataattttgACAAATAAGAACAACTTGAGTTGAAACCTTACTATCAAAGTctgcataatataaaaaaaaattgccatactgtgtgcatgtgcatttggCTGTTTTTTGGTAATCAGTAACTAGTTAAAAATAACATCTGCCATTATTACAAAACCCAGCTGTAGAAGGATGAATGAATAGACATACTAACAGGTATAATAATTTATGAACAGAACTATCTATACTTCCTTTACAATTCATAAGATTTTATATACGTACAATGCACTTCAGACATCCTCTTTTAATATCTGTTGACTGACCGATTTATATTCTTTATCGTTCAATCACGGTGAAAACAATTATCATAGTATATCCGCTGCTGATCCTGGAATAAAAAGTTATCGAGACAATTATTTTATccgatatatgttataataacttGTCCTGAAATTTGAATCCAATGGTGTAAGTAGAGTAAGcaccagaaaataaaacaaaattatagacCTTAACATCACTAGACAGACAAAGACTTaccaccaaaacttttttttcttcagaatccCTTATTGATCAGAAATTCCTTCACTTCGAGCATGTATTCTCCTTTTATCTGTACCATTCGGTGTGGCTCGTGGACCCGTAAGTTAATGTGTTTGGGTGCGTGCTTCTCCGAAAGGTACTGCCGCAGTTCTTCTCCAAGGGCGAATGCATCACCTTCGACATATTTGACAGAGGTCGTGAACCTGCCAAAAGATTACTGGGTCAAtggaagaaaattttaaactgCCTAGTATCTGGTTCCCTGCTTGTGTTTAATATACCAGCAGATGTTAACATGAAATTTCCTTTCCTACTGGACCAATTAACCCATTCCCGACAGGTGGCATttatgcacatgccatggcatggcgggactatctgccgggggcatgtacgtacatgccatggtgtatgtatggacatgccatgagttattttttgttactatcaaggcaaaatattatttttctgccactgaaagtgtgattaaatcgtttttaacactttctcatttttactatgcgaaaaaaaaaaaaaaatgcaacaaaccaacgatttcaactccatgatgccgcacactgcttattttattcagactatagactgaataatatacaactatggagtctatataacaacaaaaatacccttcagtctcaatttatcatgAAGTtaggcaagtagagactttagaaaataatgtaaactgaaaatacaacatatcttcggtATATTACGAGAAGACAGGcatggatgctggtatttggcatgatggtcgcgcatgctagagcgacgatataagcccccggcagtgaggcccgggccactatgaataatacccgtcgggaaagggttaaccaacaaacaaaccacccacaaatgcacacacacaaaaacgcacacacacaaatgtgcaaacacaaatatgcacacaaatGTGTGCACGCACACTCgcatacgcatgcacgcacgaacacacacacacacatgcacgcacaacacacacacaccacacacacacacacacacacccacacacaacacacaccacacacacacacaccacacaacaacacacaacacacacccacaaaccacacacacaaatcctattaaaaaacacacaaaagcaaagaaagaaaaagaaaaaaaagtaaaaaacattttatatatataaataaatataattatataataatatacatatatacatatatacatattactatatacatatatacataatacatataacatatatacataatacaatacaacatatacatacatatacaacatatcatataccacatatatacacacacacacacaaacatatatacacacacacacacacacaaacacattcaaacacacacacacacacacacaataatatatatatatatatatatatatatatatatatatatataatatatatatatataattttaaatatatatatgtgtgtgtgttgtgtgtgtgtgtgtatatatgttgtatatgtatgtatatgtaggtgtatgtatgtattttataatatatatatatatatatatatatatatatatatatatatatatatatatatatatatatatatataagtgtaaccTTCCTTACCTTGACATTATTGGCTCGTGCTTGACATAAACAGGTAGCATGTGGCTGGCAGAGCGTGGGACAAAGTATGGATAATCCCCAGGAGCTGCAGAAGGAGCTACCCAGCCAGACGGAGTAACCTCGCCTGTGTAACGACATCGTAAAAGTGCAGAATATATGTAGTTAAATCACAAAATGGCTCATAACAACACAACTACTGCATTATGAACCAAAATCCATGCTGCTTCTCTATAtctgtacacaaaaaaaaattattgcaataataaaaacaacaattataccgacattaacaactacaaaaatattgaactgaaagcttttaaaataattctggtaaacagaaaaaattagggggggggggggggagaattgaaAGTATGTGTTGGttaggaggtggtgggggggtggggggtcaggGTCATGACTAAGAATCTCAGTCTGAGCCTGAGCCTGAATCTGAATCTGAATCTAAGTCTGAAACTGAAACTGAGTTTTTAGTCTGAATCTGAGCCCTAGCCTGAATCTGAATTTGAGTCTAAGTCTGAAACTGAAACTGAATCTGAATTTGAATCTAAGTCTGAAACTGAAACTGAATCTAAGTTGAAACTGAGTCTGAATTTGAATCTAAGTCTGAAACTGAAACTGAATTTGAATCTAAGTTTTAAACTGAAATGAGTCTGAATCTAAGTCTGAAACTGAAACTGAGTTTTGAGACAGAATCTGAGCCCTAGCCTGAATCTAAATCAAAGTCTAACACTGAAACTGAAACTGAATTAGGTATGTGCGTGCCAGCGTGAgtgcaccacacatatatacagcatatatattttttcacaaataATTCTACACTTGAGATAATCAACGCCAAGTTTGCACGAGAATCTTTCAAGTTCCTCACCCTTTAAAAATCGAGACCAAACTTACCTGGTTTGATTTTTGGCTTAGGAATTGACCTCGGTGGAATAAGCCGCTCCACAAATGACCACTCTGCAGTCGACACCTCAACCTGGAAGAGCAATGCGCAGTGAATCATCGTGGGAAACCAAAATTAACACTTTCACTGGGAAGAAATACAGGGacagagtgaggagtgagtgagtgaggggaaaagagagagagagagagagagagagagagagaggaagagagagagagagagagagagagagagagggagaagagagagagagagagaaagagagagagagagaagaagagagagagaagaaagaaagaaagaagaagaagagaaagaaagaagaagagagagaagaaaagagagagaagagagaagaaagagagagagagaagaaaagagagagagagagagagagagagagagagagagagagagagagagagagagagagatgtatacacatatatacaagatatgaGGGTTGCTTATCACactcaattatcattataacagtatcCCTGGCTCTGAATGCCTTTTGCTGGTTGTGtgaaaaacaaataacacaaacatcTCAGGCATCATCAAATAAGATGCCCTATGATAGTCAAACATGAACACTGAAGCAAATCATAAAGAAGTGGTATCTATGCAGAAATTGTTGGCATCACTAATAGTTAAGACCAGGTTGAACTGGTCCTTGAATCATCTCTGGCCACCCAGCTTCCCATACTCATTACACTACTAATACACTCCATTGGGCCTCAGTCCATCTAGGCTGGTTCCAAAATAGTTTTAATGGGGTTATGACTGCATAATAACATCTAACAAGCTCCTAAGAAGACTGATTATATATCATCACAGCCTGCAATGAAAGTAAATTCTGGGCCAAAGAACACTCTATAATCTGGTACCTGGTTTCCCCAAACTTGTGCCTAGTGCTGGCCAAATGCTACATAATCCCTGACTTGAGTCTGGTTTCAGAGTCAGATAAAGGCAAAGGAAGTTTGTTTTAATGACTTTAGTCCTGATAGGTCatttatcaataatgaaaatgttgaacTGGATACCCAGAGAGGACAGGAAATATATTAAGTGTACTGTGGGGTAAACCAAGATAGCATAACAACAAATTATGCTAACATTACACACAAACCGAGTCATATTTGATTTCCTCGGAGCCCTACCCACTATAAATATCAAGACTGTGTGTGTCCAGCAACAACATTACAGATACAAGTGCTTCAGCAAAGAAAAGCAAACCTCCACcaagtattaataaaaatttaagcaCTTTAccctacacatacagacaaaacaaaacacagccACAGTAGGATGGAACTTAGGACTTTGTAAAAACTGCACTCTTGATCAGTCTGAAACATTACAATATACATTCCACTGTGATACTGGCTATATTACATTTCACCATACAATCTTGTGCCAAGATTGAAATAGGAAAGCCTACAAGCTTTATCTTACCAGCATGTAGAGGACAAAGATTTGCTGACCCATGCCAAAGAGTTAATAATTCAGAATCCATGGACTTCCCTTGTAACTATGATTACAACCCTCATCATCTCTACAGACGGTTTCCATGGATTAATAGTACCATATAGGTCAGGTTTCGTCCATCTACCACTTACAAGACaaccaatgcacagaaacaacAGAGCAATCCAATGTAAGTACCCTGACTCACATAACTTTCACCTCTGCTGTATCTGGATGGTATACATCACAGTTAATTTTCCTACATCACAAGCATAACACTTACACTAAAATTGTTAGTATCATCACTCTACACCTTTCCGAACGAgtgctaaaaaaataataataataaaaaataactaatcaCTTCCTTTAAGCGACCGgcttattacacatatatacgcccTGTAAACCATGCAAAGAAAATCCCTGGCGAACGTTCCATAAAACCCGATATGACCTACTGAATCCAAACTACACCTACGTCACTCAGTTATTTAAAGCAGACAACATAATATCCCtccaaagaataaaaagaacaaaataccTCATTATAACTCTCCGGAATGGTGTGCTGCAGCCGAGGAAATTTCGATATCCCTTGGACCGTAGATGATGATGTTAGCGTTCTTCTGCCACAGTCTCCTATTCTTGCAAGCCTTAACGATCTGTTCATGCGATTTACAGGCCGGAAAAGCGCCGTAATTGAAGAAGTGGACATGTTTTCTGGATATTGGTCGGGATCGCAGACGAAGAGCACTCCCTTGTTTACATGCGGGGTTAGATTCACCGAGGTCTTGAagtgtttttatgtatgaatttattatttttatgattacttgTTGGTGGATGGGTGAATTTTATAAATGTGGGTTTTATTGGTGTTGTGAGAAGGGGTATTTAAGGTCAAACATGGATATTTCAATGGTAATTTTCTAATGAAAGTATCATAGTGGTTGagtatctaccatatatatatattgtccagtatatcaatatctattcttttatttatatatctcagccaaaaaatacattttcatttattttatcataatgttatttttCCAAATCTACCGTGAAGGTAATGCCCCTTGAGAATTTCCGAAACGTATTGGCAGAATTTACTCAACATATAAACTTcgcaccaaaaaagaaaaaaaattaccaaactactccataaaattttaaatcctattatatatttttagaaaatatctGCCAGTATTTTAAAGATTTCCAAATACCCCGAACATTCTGCCAGAATTCTCGTGACTCTCCAGTCAGGTGATCGATCGAGCCTGAGTGAGGAGGAGATAGCGGTCCACCTTCTAATATCGTCCTGTTTTTACGCCATAGAGGTGGGTTCTGGGCTTCGTAATGGCGATTGAGGTAGGATAGGAGGTGGAGAACGATGCCGTATTTCTAAATGCGGTTCGTTGGTTGTCGTGAAAGGAGATTAGGCGGCGTNNNNNNNNNNNNNNNNNNNNNNNNNNNNNNNNNNNNNNNNNNNNNNNNNNNNNNNNNNNNNNNNNNNNNNNNNNNNNNNNNNNNNNNNNNNNNNNNNNNNaggggggggggaaaaataaaaccccgagtgaaaagagggggggtttCCTAGggcaaacccccctttcccaaactttCGCAAAttccggggggttggggggcccccagaaaaaaaccccgggaatttggggccccggcccccaaaaaggggccgaaggcccccccccccccccccaaaaaaaaaaaattttggaaattgggGCTCTCCCCCGCtctggggggcccccgggaaactTCAAATTTCAAGCGgtacccggctgtgaccgagctggcacgAGAGTCTGTGggcccccctggctcgggagctgaccccagcagcgGAATAGCCCCTTCtgggggactttgctaggtcccaaaaatgaggatcctggcccctggtaccaggctccaacccgcatcgctggacttggtacgcgAAGGGGttaatggccaaggagatcgccacattttttcagcacgcgatggaggatccttcagaacgcAGGGTTTACGGGGgctgagttctgtggccccgccataggctgcttggggctacccggggtccacttcaaaaccccccctccctccaaagtGGCCACCCCTAAGGttttttcatttggacagacaaaggggggAAGAGTGTGCCCTGGGGTTCGCCACGGGAGTCTTGACTGTTTCCCCAAAACCAGAAACCTGACGGACCCGTTGCTCTGACTTATAATGCTTTTATTCGcttccaaaaatgatgttaatttttttgaaaacttttttctcgagaactttagatatttttgggatatagtgatgggtcgataattTTTTATTTCGGGGCTCTGCCACCGGGtttgaaaaaaggttttatgATACCATGttccagagtgaaggataaacaccggtgactatggaTAGGGGAACTTTCTGAAAACATGATTCTAcgtccaaattttcccccaatttccatCGGGAAATTCTGTATAagcgaagggaaaagggaaaagagagagagagagaaagagaagagagggaagagagagagagagaagaggggaaaggggaaagagagagagagagagaggagaggagaggagaggagagagagaggagagagagagaagaggagaggaggagggagaggagagaggagggcatagagaggaacagagaaaaggggaagggaaaaaaaaaagagagagagagaggagagagaagagagggagaggggagaaaaagagagaggaggaggagggagagagaggaaacaaacaacgaaaagaaagggagttagagggagagaaaagacagagacagaggacagaacagaggagagggaaggaagagagggagagggagaggggagagggagagggagagggaggagagagagagaggaagaggaagagagggggagagagagaaggagagagagagagagagagagagagagagaagaaacccgTGGTAAATGCCAACGACCCTGTTAAAATGAAATTTATCATAAATTTACAATACCCATGAAAAacccattatttttatgatttgagaggaaaaaaaattaacgtgaAGCAAAGGTAGTTGAAACTTgtttaaaatttatgattattattttgaacaattttctttggaatataaaaaaataaacaaaaaaaaaaaaacaaaattttacaaatagAAGTATGGGTAATTTTTTCTGAACAATATGCAGAAAAATGgggtaaataaatcaaaatttttagaaaagaaaaccaTTCAAAATCGAGTTACAGAATAATTTTTAATCAGAAATTTCCTTTGATAATTAGCATAAACAAACACGCCCTGCTATAGTCGTAAAAGGGGCAAAACATGCAAACCCACACTAATCTGATATTGAAATTTCGAACTTTTTGGTAGAAGGAGGTATGCGCCCCGATTGTTTGGAGTGATAAAAAGTCTTAATAAATCGATACTcatataaaaaccccccctttttttttcaggacaAGAACAAGGCAGAGAAagatatcacacatacacacacacgccccgcgtgcaaccacacacacacaaccccagaccccacaccaccacacacacacacaacaccacacacacacacaccacacacacaacaccacacaacaatatataatattatatataaatatatattataatatatatatataataaaaatacacaccacaccacacacacacacacacacaaacacattttttatatatatataatatatatatatatattatatatatgtttataaatatatatatatatatatattaatatatatatatatattacacacccacaccacacacacacacaccacacaccacacacaacacactcaccacacacacacacacacacacacacacaacacaaaaacccacacacacacacaaaaaatatattttaatatatatattataatatatatatatatatatatatatataagggtaaaaaaaaatacaatacacaaaaagatttattgaaaatgtaaaaaaacatttatctctCAGGAGGGTTTGAGGTCCgattcaataaatttttaaatgtgtttttaacCCCCCGTGGTAAAACATGGTaggtaatgtggtgtgtgttggtgttgtttgtgtggtgtggggggagttttttgtgtgtgtgtgtgtgtaaaatatatattatatatatatatatataattatattatatatatattgtgtgtgtgtgtgttgtgtgttgtttttgtgtgtggtgtgtgtgttgtgtggggtttttgttgtgtgtgtgttgtgtgtgtggggtgtggtgtttataatataatataatatatataaaatattatataatattttaaaaataaaaacatttttggggggtggtgtgtgtgtggtttgtgtgtgtgttttgtgtgtttgtgtgtgtgcgtataataatatatatatatatatattatttttaaaatatatattttatattattttggtcAACTTACACGCCCGTCACATCATGGGgattatttttacgtttttttctatattgctgACAAATAGTAGGacgtatacataaaatttttttttttaaatttttcccatttaaGTAGGACAGGGATTAACATTAtggatataacataaaatatatatatattattatatataatatataatatatataatgtatatatattatttattatattatttgtgtgtgttgtgtgtgtgtgtgtgtgtgtgtgtgtgtggggtgtgcgtgtgcgtgaaaacacaacacacacacatataaaaatatatatatatattttatatatatataatatattatgtaaaattttatatttataaaaataaaaatatatatatatattataaatatttaaaatataaaatatttaaaaaaaatatatataataa
Coding sequences within it:
- the LOC119596943 gene encoding 39S ribosomal protein L49, mitochondrial-like; this translates as MSTSSITALFRPVNRMNRSLRLARIGDCGRRTLTSSSTVQGISKFPRLQHTIPESYNEVEVSTAEWSFVERLIPPRSIPKPKIKPGEVTPSGWVAPSAAPGDYPYFVPRSASHMLPVYVKHEPIMSRFTTSVKYVEGDAFALGEELRQYLSEKHAPKHINLRVHEPHRMVQIKGEYMLEVKEFLINKGF